Below is a window of Mytilus edulis unplaced genomic scaffold, xbMytEdul2.2 SCAFFOLD_555, whole genome shotgun sequence DNA.
aagagttagtattgttttgcttcataaaaaagaatggccaacgtcgatacaagtatcttgtcttgaggagggataaatcctactctgtaaaggatcactctgattcaaacaaaaaattctctgaaattgatattatcaagatgcttgatttcttgattgacaacatatttgttacgttcggaggacgcgTTTTTCAatagactgtcggcattccaatgggaacaaattgtgccctctacttgccaacttgtttctttattattatgaggctgatttcatgcaggaacttcttaggaagaaaaataaaaagttagcgatatccttttACTCTACTTTCTgctacatagatgatgttctttcactaaataattcaaaatttggttactttgtggaacgcatctatctcatcgtactagagataaaggatactacagatacagtaaattcggccttatatcttgacctatatttagaaattgacaatgagggtcggttgaaaacaaaactttacgacaaaggaGATTatgtcagctttccaattgtgaattttccatttctaagtagcaacattccagcagcacctgcatacggggtatatatctcccgaTTATTActatattcccgtgcttgcatttcctatcgtgATTTTCTTGAatgagggttgctgctcacaaggaagctattaaaccaagagttccaaatggtgaagttgaaatcatcccttcgtaaattttacggacgccatcatgagttggttgaccgttatggaataaccgtttcacaaatgattacggatatgttccttgcatcgtaactacaatccccttccctttcatgaatgtgacctaccgaattagactatttaccggatttgttatcacagaagcaacacgacgggtgccacatttagagcaggatctgcttacccttccggagcatctgagatcatccctagcttttggtggggttcgtgttatttgttctttagttttccatgttatgtcatgtttactattatttgtctgtttgtctttttcattttcagccatggcgttgtcattttattttcaatttatgagtttgactgtccctttggtatcttttgtccctcttttatgatttttgaaaatttgtatatttcatgTTAATTACATTGAAAGATATTGAAAACTACAAGATACAATATACCATGAATGTTTTGgcgttttgtttacatttaatgtTTATTCAATTTGGTCATCCTTTTTTTACAATCTGGTGCAAATTTGATTACTGACTTTTAATCATCAAAAATACGTAACGAATGGTTTGTTTGTAAAGTCTACTCATATTATCAGAACAATTTggttgaaattattataaaacataataCCCTGAGGACTTTCCTTCTTTTCAACAATATTGACTTGACACCTAATATATTTGAACCATATTCAACATTATATCTTGGCTATACTATGCTTGTTCATTGAGGTGCTGAACACTTGCATCCTTCACCCGTTGTATGATGGAAATGTGAAAGATCTTAATGAATGTATACCCAATTTCAACATACAATGTACACTATAGATGGTACATGATAATATGGAGATGTgttatgcttgccaatgagacaactatctaccaaatTATGGAAGCTAGCGATTAAAATCAACCGTAATAACTTCAAAAAGAGAATATTCATTACTGTATTGTCGGCTATAAAAGCCACCGACTTGCacaatttaaataatttcaaacgGAAACATAACGGATTTATTTGTAACAAAACagttaacgaaaaacaaatatgacaaacatgaacaTGCACGTTTGTTCTGTGGAATTTGAATTTAATGTTTTAGTCGCATACTGAATACATATAATCAACGTTTTCTATAATATGTTTACAATAAAACATcagctatttttttttcatcaaacgTTTAAATATTTTGCCACTGACTATTGGAACAGCAAAGTATATTCTGTTTGCAATGAAGTTATGTGTCACCAAATCGTCATGTTTCACAATTAACAGTATCATTGTATCATGACAATCATCttatatcatataaaatgtatataatgaATATGTATTACAAGCATACACTTTATCATGAAGGTAGGAATAAACTATTTAAAGCTTAAACAAAATTGTTTGGATTTTGTTTTGGCAATCTGCATGTAGTCCTGTGTTAAATTGAGGTATCTAAGGGGTGTATTCTGGAAGTTCTTCTTTTGACATCTGTTTTTAATAGTTGCCATTTTCTATTTCTTTCTGTTCGCTATCTTTTTTCTGAATATAAAGAACACCGCATTATTCGTACGACAGAAACAAAGCTATAAAGTTTGTGTCTTGTAAATCATATGTGCAAAAGTGTCACACGAAAAACAAGTCAATAGAACTTTGTTAAATATCATACAATCATATGTCCAAAAATGTCTGCCATGATAATCGTTTCGTTTAAAAGCATAACGTGGCTTGGTCTTGAATGTTGATTCTTAACAATGACTTTTGTTTGTACgcttgtcttttttatttttagccatggcgttgtcagtttattttcgatttatgagtttgactgtccctctggtatctttcgtccctcttttacatacaTTTAGATTGTATATACTAGATGTTATAATGTGATGCCGGGATCGACACCgattgtattttttataattaaaatgacCATTTAACAGACAAGTCATGCTAATTAAATATGAATCAAcgttttccttaaaaaaatatattctgaccACATTACcatttaaacatttgtttagaAAATTCATCGACTTATATCTGAATAGTAATGATAAGCTCTTACATTGAAGAAGTTTTATAGTagtttgaatttatgaaatactaaggctattctaccacaggaatagattactttagctgtgtTTGACTAAACTTTTAAGAATTCTTGgtctcagtgctcttcaactttgcacttttttttaactttattttattccagcgtcaatgatgagtcttttgtagacggaataCGCGTTTGACgtaaacaaaaaaaattcatCCTGAAATCTATGATGAATAATTGATTGACAATTATGCATGGAATGCACGTAGTATAAATCTCTACTATTAATATGTAAGATACATTTAAAGAACATATGCTTATATCcgtcagaaaaaatattttgcaaacaTTTGACGGTTGCtattatatatatgcattttctaTTTCAGAATTTTAAGGGTAGAAAAAATAGTTTGTATTAGGCCATCTTCTTTGAAACTAATGGTGTTTAATAACTTTaagttttatcaataaatatacatACTGCCATTTTGCAAGCAGCCCATGGTGACGTGCAGCAGAAAACCGATGATTGAATGGCAACAATGAATTCTAGAAGGGACATCACACCTAAAGCAACTGTTAATCCCATATGACTTTTACGCTGAAAGAAATATTATTAATGAGTTTTAAACGATCGTTTTTCTGGTATAAGATAAACTTCATTTCTGCTTTATTTAGGTTGATACTTATCATTTAATAGATTTATCCTGTGTAATTTCATACAAAAACTCAAGAAATACTGCAACTATAAGTTCGAGAAGATACATCACACTTAAAGCAGCTATCAATACCATGTGACTTTAACACTTAAATAATTTAGACtacaactagttgtgtttatttcctaaaataGTAACACAGCtaattttgtgcaatgtcaatttcatcatggaacatcTTTTCCAcagtcaggggttcattaagggatgaaaataagtttgaaatttgttttacaatctGAATAGCTATGAATTTATTTAATGAAGTTGCAGTATAAACTAATATTAGgttaatgtcagaaaaatatcaacttttttgtattcGGCCCAAAAAAAAAGGTTCTACCTTCCCCagttctcagcctcatacaaaaaaagtatatatttttctgacattgacctaatattgtatatgtacAAACATCCATACATTAAtgagttataaaaaatattttttttaatacaagatAATGCTTCAATTTAACATGATAAAGGTAAAATAATACTCATCATTTTAATAGAACTGTACTATGAAATTACATTAAAAGGCAGGACGAATTGATTGAACTAAATATAACTTACGAGCACGTATGTAGCAATCGCTGCTCCTGTCATGATAGGTACAGACAATGTTGCAGCCATAATGCTGAATACCATGAAAGCTACTTTCTAAAAGGAAAAGAACATTTCAAGTATTATATTATGGTGTTTATTTTggtttgataaaaagtaaatcaaataaaattttgaacGTCAAGAAGATATTGCTTTACTTGAAGGTACGATTTTATCAGATGTCTGTTTCTTTCGATTTTTACGTCATCTTAAAATGATTGCTTAATAAATATGATGTATGATTGGTAACCTAATGTTGTGGGTATTGCTTTATTTGCTAGAATAGAACATAGAATTGGGTACATGTCCCAAACGGTATAGATATTTGATACGGAAGATAGGGACAAAGATTACAGTATTGGTATTCCAGATCCAATTACCTCCTTACCTTTTCAGATAGTTGCACTTGTACATGGTATATAGTATGTCATTATCTCATTCAAACAGTGCAAAGATCGgcgatatattttatttgtagcAAATACATCATTTGAAACACGTTTTAGTCCAAAGAGGATTTAAACGGACTTTGCTTGTCTGGAATACAAgaaagacaataatacataatGAACGTATTgatgttaagattttaaagacTTAGTGTAAAGACGAATTATAACTTACCGTTTTAATCACATTGTAATCAGTATTCCTTGCCATATACGCTGGCACTGCTCCTGTGACCAAAACCTGAATTAATACATAAAGCAGATTTGTCTAAATTGCATCAACCTTATATTTTCTTTCTCCTGAAACTTATAGACAAGTGATAATAGAGTCATATCCTCTACCGTCTGTCAATGGACTGTTTACTTAGAAGCTATGGCAActtcaaatatttaaatctaaaatatcaTCAACGATCTTGTTATGCATTCCTTTCAATtataaatgttacaaaaaaaactCAATGCCATCTTAGTCAAGATGTTGGTTTGCCCAAACCAAATGCGTCATTTTGCACCACAACTCACTTGAGCCAAGAATACATTTGTGTCACTACTTTTTAAAATACTTATCATCATTGccaaattcaattaaaaacaataattacatCAGTTCTTAGTCAAACATTAAAACAAAGACATAAAGCATCATCGAAAAATTTAAATCATGAATTCTTgtatttttacttataaataattACTAATCACTTATCCCAATATCATGTCTAATGCTGTTGTTGCTAACAATAAATATGTAAACTATTGACATGTGACTTACCCAAATAGCAGAAACTACGGCACCGGCATCTAGTCCAAGAACAACATATTTTATGTCAAAGGACGTGCCATTTGTCACACCTAAAATCAGacaaatatatttgtattatttcatagaaatagacgatattgtcattagcaaattaaaacataactaaatttcattatcttttgaggcgagatgtatagagacacagacacgttaacttttatttctatagaagtcgctcttcactatactactacctgtcgatacatttatttttggcattgcacaagtcatgtcttctttgactattaatgacgttaaaatactaaatccctgtgatgtgttttagtcgattttagtctctgatgcatgattttttattattaattggttttggcttttaactagccgtcagtaactgcgagtactctcaaatcgtattttcttgttaattcgacctgttgatactgtttataatgcttttttgttattttttatttatatggatcttgtctgtacaccagcattgattatttgtaatatcttcagtttttcacttattcttacaacatttgtataaacttcaagattataaaaaaaccggtttttttctaaagtgaacattgattggttaaatatttctcagtcatgtcctgtgtttgaatttgtttgttagctttttggtcatgaatgtttgtctctaatatttaattaactgtgcatttgtattcagatatcgcagatcaaatttattcgttcattgtttaatcatacgttttttgattgagttaagtctgccaattgatattttatcgtatgtttttctttgttgtgatgttatgctattgtttcagaaaaagggagaaggtttggatccattaaaacgtttaatcccgctgcaaatgtttgcacctgtcctaagtcaggaatctgatgtacagtagttgtcgtttgtttatgtaatatatacgtgtttctcgtttctcgtttctcgttttgtttatatagattagaccgttggttttcccgtttgaatggttttacactagtaattttggggccctttatagcttgttgttcggtgtgagccaaggctccgtgttgaaggccgtactttaacctataatggtttactttaaattttaaattgttatttgtatggagagttgtctcattggcactcacaccacatcttcctatatctatgtaaaatgTGTAGCGAAAACGAAAATGAAATTGaaagtgaaatatatatatatacatataatagaCTCCAGAATGAGCTTTACGCAACCATACCGGCCAAAGATACATGTGTTACTCCTACCCCATTGggaaaaatgtatgtttaaacaCATTATTTTCATGTCTTTGAAAAACAGAATTCAGAAAATGTTGGAGAAAGCAAATAATTGAAAACTCATTGCAATACATTTGAATATCATTGGTATCATTGGAATGTATATATCATATAATGATCCTAGATATTTTGTgatcagaaagaaaaaaagttaaattaggAATgaatatggggaatgtgtcaaagagacaacagaccgaccaaagagcagataacagccgaatgCCAACAATGGGTCTCAGTACAGTGAAAACATCCCGCTTCGGCTGGctccttaacaaaaatgtatactcgTTTATAACTTACTGCCTTCTTCGACGCTCTCTCTAACTGGCTTGTCGAACTGTTTTCTGTCGATTCCAATTGAAATAAAACCTGCAATCAAACATCCAAGACCAAGTAGTATCTGTATTGCACCACGTCTCTTAATACTGGCACCCAGTCTCTCTTTCGTGGTGCCACCTTTTTGTTTGATTAAGAACATCATTTTCTACAACATATAAACACATTTATGAAGAGGAAACGATTTAGATATGTTTTCGAAAggattgaaaacaaacaaaaatgatataaagaaaaataaagactccgttatggggtaaacgtcaataaCAGCAACCCCACGAAAAAATATTACACTTCAGTCATATAAGACAAGCAATTTTCAATGAAAGCCGGTTGTCGATCGGATAAGTATAAACGATAGAAAGCTATAATAAAGCTAGTACGACAAGATTTGATgattataattttgttgtaattttttatattgtattaagAAGGGgaaaaacatattacaaattaTGGTCAATGgtattgcaataatttaaaaatactGAAACAATATTGTATAACGGAAAAAAGTCTTACCTAACGTTTTCCTTGTAGTTGTGATGTAGACACGCAAAACAGCCTgaggaaacaaaatatataataattacatGTATGATTCCTTTTTATACCTGCAGCACAAATTAACCGCAATCATTCATGCTTTACTAACTGTATAGTTATATAAATGTAAcattaaatttacataaaaagttTTTGACACTGTATGTTTGAATGTTCCTAATGCAAATATAAATTAAGTTATATATAACTTGAATGTTCTTAATgctttataaattaattttatataacttGAATGTTCTTAATGCTTTATAAATTAAGTTATATACAACTTGATGTcgcttttaaaaatatttttttcagcgtttactttttgtatttaaaataacaTTCAGCAAATTTCAATGTATTTAACACAACTTAAATTCATAGAGAAATACAGATGCTTGTCTATCATACAACGTAATTTGAATTTTACGTTAAGAATTTAATGTGCAGTTAAAATAtaccaagggggggggggggggggggggggggggggatattgtATTCCTTCCCTATTGAACCTTCCATGATTGTCACGTTTTTCGCGCGGATGGTGAACAGATGATATATAATGTTCTAGAAAAAAGTAATaatagttaaacatgttaaataaaaaaaa
It encodes the following:
- the LOC139507468 gene encoding uncharacterized protein, which encodes MMFLIKQKGGTTKERLGASIKRRGAIQILLGLGCLIAGFISIGIDRKQFDKPVRESVEEGSVTNGTSFDIKYVVLGLDAGAVVSAIWVLVTGAVPAYMARNTDYNVIKTKVAFMVFSIMAATLSVPIMTGAAIATYVLRKSHMGLTVALGVMSLLEFIVAIQSSVFCCTSPWAACKMAKKDSEQKEIENGNY